From Bradyrhizobium sp. NDS-1, the proteins below share one genomic window:
- a CDS encoding DUF1858 domain-containing protein, with amino-acid sequence MSFGSDDLVDDIMRTAPHTIRVFLAFRMACVGCPIATFHTVDDACREHGIDREKFLAALYDCVPA; translated from the coding sequence ATGTCTTTTGGATCCGACGATCTGGTCGATGACATCATGCGTACGGCGCCGCACACGATCCGCGTATTTCTGGCCTTCAGGATGGCTTGTGTCGGTTGCCCGATAGCAACCTTCCACACGGTGGATGACGCCTGCCGCGAGCATGGCATCGACCGCGAGAAGTTCCTCGCCGCGTTGTACGATTGCGTGCCGGCGTGA
- a CDS encoding Crp/Fnr family transcriptional regulator, with protein MAKVDTSLVAHLPLFAGVTPEALDEILREARSARYPKNSAIFEQGADAQSFFLLLHGHVRAAKTTPTGEQIVVRYVAPGETFGLAMAIGAARYPATAIAIDDSVVLIWPTSAWPRLVERFPSLAANTLQTVGTRLQESHTRILEMSTQQVEQRIAHALLRLAKQSGKKLDHGIEIDFPISRQDIAQMTGTTLHTVSRILSGWESQGLVESGRQRIILRDPHGIVVLAERNADSRPA; from the coding sequence ATGGCCAAGGTCGACACATCGCTGGTTGCGCATTTGCCGCTGTTTGCCGGGGTCACGCCGGAAGCCCTGGACGAAATCCTGCGTGAGGCCCGTTCGGCGCGTTATCCCAAGAACAGCGCCATCTTCGAGCAGGGCGCGGACGCACAGTCCTTCTTCCTGCTGCTGCACGGCCATGTCCGCGCGGCCAAGACCACGCCGACCGGCGAGCAGATCGTGGTACGCTATGTCGCGCCCGGCGAAACCTTTGGGCTGGCCATGGCGATCGGTGCCGCGCGATATCCGGCGACCGCGATCGCGATCGACGACAGCGTGGTGCTGATCTGGCCGACTTCGGCCTGGCCACGGCTGGTCGAGCGGTTTCCCTCGCTTGCCGCCAACACGCTCCAGACCGTGGGCACGCGCCTCCAGGAGAGCCACACCCGCATCCTGGAAATGTCGACCCAGCAAGTCGAGCAGCGCATCGCCCATGCGCTGCTGCGCCTCGCCAAGCAGTCCGGCAAGAAGCTCGACCACGGCATCGAGATCGATTTCCCAATCAGCCGCCAGGACATCGCGCAGATGACCGGCACCACGCTGCACACCGTCAGCCGCATCCTCAGCGGCTGGGAAAGCCAGGGCCTCGTCGAGAGCGGACGCCAGCGCATCATCCTGCGCGACCCGCACGGGATCGTCGTGCTGGCAGAGCGGAACGCCGACAGCCGGCCGGCGTGA
- the nirK gene encoding copper-containing nitrite reductase translates to MFTRRAALISAAATALMLAAPAFAASDLKLPRQKVELVAPPFVHAHEQATAQGPKIVEFKMTVEEKKVVIDDKGTTFQAMTFNGSMPGPLMVVHEGDYVELTLVNPATNTMPHNIDFHSATGALGGGELTLINPGEEVVLRWKATKTGVFVYHCAPGGPMIPWHVVSGMNGAVMVLPREGLNDGKGHALKYDKVYYVGEQDMYVPRDEKGNFKSYDSPGEAYTETEEVMKKLIPTHVVFNGKVGALTGKNALTAKVGENVLIVHSQANRDSRPHLIGGHGDYVWETGKFGNAPEVGLETWFIRGGSAGAALYKFLQPGIYAYVTHNLIEAANLGATAHFKVEGKWNDDLMTQVKAPSEIPAPKTN, encoded by the coding sequence ATGTTCACCCGCAGAGCCGCATTGATCAGCGCCGCCGCGACCGCCTTGATGTTGGCGGCCCCGGCTTTCGCCGCCAGCGATCTCAAGCTGCCGCGGCAGAAGGTGGAGCTGGTCGCTCCGCCCTTCGTGCACGCGCACGAGCAGGCCACGGCGCAGGGCCCCAAGATCGTCGAGTTCAAGATGACGGTCGAGGAGAAGAAGGTCGTCATCGACGACAAGGGCACCACATTCCAGGCGATGACGTTCAACGGCTCGATGCCGGGACCGCTCATGGTCGTACACGAGGGTGACTACGTCGAGCTGACGCTGGTCAATCCCGCGACCAACACCATGCCGCACAACATCGACTTCCATTCCGCAACCGGCGCCCTCGGCGGCGGCGAGCTCACGCTGATCAATCCCGGCGAGGAGGTGGTGCTGCGCTGGAAGGCGACCAAGACCGGCGTGTTCGTCTATCACTGCGCCCCGGGCGGCCCGATGATCCCCTGGCACGTCGTTTCCGGCATGAACGGCGCGGTGATGGTGCTGCCGCGCGAGGGCCTCAACGACGGCAAGGGCCACGCGCTGAAGTACGACAAGGTCTACTATGTCGGCGAGCAGGACATGTATGTGCCGCGCGACGAGAAGGGCAATTTCAAGTCCTACGATTCGCCGGGCGAAGCCTACACCGAGACCGAAGAGGTGATGAAGAAGCTGATTCCCACGCACGTCGTGTTCAACGGCAAGGTCGGCGCGCTGACCGGCAAGAACGCACTGACTGCCAAGGTCGGCGAGAACGTGCTGATCGTGCATTCGCAGGCCAATCGCGACAGCCGTCCGCATCTGATCGGCGGTCATGGCGACTATGTCTGGGAGACCGGCAAGTTCGGCAATGCACCTGAAGTCGGGCTCGAAACCTGGTTCATCCGCGGCGGCTCGGCGGGAGCTGCGCTGTACAAGTTCCTGCAGCCCGGCATCTACGCCTATGTCACGCATAACTTGATCGAGGCCGCGAATCTCGGCGCCACCGCGCACTTCAAGGTCGAAGGCAAGTGGAACGACGATCTGATGACCCAGGT
- the hemN gene encoding oxygen-independent coproporphyrinogen III oxidase — protein MRADLAASYGEERLPRYTSYPTAPHFSPAIGEGAYARWLAELPAGASASLYLHVPFCREMCWYCGCHTQIVRRDELIAGYQRTLRNEIALTAETIGRRIKVEHIHFGGGTPTIMAPEAFAELMATMRQKFFVLPSAEIAVEIDPRTLTADMVEAMRLSGVNRASLGVQSFDPVVQRAINRVQSYEQTASVVDMLRRAGIGGLNFDLIYGLPHQTVASCLDTVRRSLALAPDRFSVFGYAHVPDFKKHQRMINEGVLPDGLARHDQACAIANALKEAGYVQIGLDHFARPGDAMAVALEERTLRRNFQGYTTDKGEVLLGFGASAIGHLPQGYVQNEVQIGAYAQNIAAGRLATAKGYGLTDDDRLRADIIERIMCDFSADLGDICARHGAEAGAMLNSAARLKPLISDGVVRLEGNRLAVANDSRFLVRSVAAAFDAHLNPAKQLHSRAV, from the coding sequence ATGAGAGCTGATCTTGCGGCGAGCTACGGCGAGGAGCGATTGCCGCGCTACACGAGCTATCCGACCGCGCCGCATTTCTCGCCGGCGATCGGAGAAGGCGCCTATGCCCGGTGGCTGGCGGAGCTGCCGGCGGGCGCCAGCGCATCACTCTATCTCCACGTGCCGTTCTGCCGGGAGATGTGCTGGTATTGCGGTTGTCATACCCAGATCGTCCGCCGCGACGAACTCATCGCCGGCTATCAGCGGACGCTGCGCAACGAGATCGCCCTGACCGCCGAAACCATCGGCCGCCGTATCAAGGTGGAGCACATTCATTTCGGAGGCGGTACGCCGACGATCATGGCGCCGGAGGCTTTCGCCGAGTTGATGGCGACGATGCGCCAGAAGTTCTTCGTGCTGCCCTCCGCCGAGATTGCGGTCGAGATCGATCCCCGCACATTGACGGCCGACATGGTCGAGGCGATGCGGCTTTCCGGCGTCAACCGCGCGAGCCTTGGCGTGCAGAGCTTCGATCCCGTGGTGCAGCGGGCGATCAACCGCGTGCAGAGCTACGAGCAGACGGCGTCCGTGGTCGACATGCTTCGGCGCGCCGGCATCGGGGGGCTCAATTTCGACCTGATCTACGGGTTGCCGCACCAGACCGTCGCGTCGTGCCTGGATACCGTTCGGCGCAGCCTCGCGCTCGCCCCCGACCGCTTCTCCGTGTTCGGCTATGCTCATGTGCCGGATTTCAAGAAGCACCAGCGCATGATCAACGAGGGCGTGCTGCCTGACGGCCTTGCTCGCCACGACCAGGCCTGCGCGATCGCCAACGCGTTGAAGGAGGCCGGCTACGTGCAGATCGGGCTCGATCATTTCGCACGGCCCGGCGATGCCATGGCCGTGGCCTTGGAGGAGCGGACGCTGCGGCGCAATTTTCAGGGCTACACCACCGACAAGGGTGAAGTCTTGCTCGGTTTCGGTGCGAGCGCGATTGGCCATCTGCCGCAGGGTTACGTCCAGAACGAGGTGCAGATCGGTGCCTATGCGCAGAACATCGCCGCCGGCCGTCTCGCCACCGCGAAGGGCTATGGGCTGACCGACGACGACCGGCTGCGCGCCGACATCATCGAACGGATCATGTGCGACTTCAGTGCCGACCTCGGTGACATCTGCGCGCGCCATGGCGCGGAGGCGGGAGCGATGCTGAACTCGGCGGCGCGTCTGAAACCGCTGATCTCCGACGGCGTCGTCAGGCTGGAAGGCAATCGCCTCGCGGTCGCAAATGACTCGCGCTTCCTGGTTCGCAGCGTCGCCGCGGCGTTCGACGCGCATCTCAATCCGGCAAAGCAGCTGCATAGCAGGGCGGTGTAG